A single Mangrovimonas sp. YM274 DNA region contains:
- a CDS encoding amidohydrolase family protein → MLRTSSLILLLLSCHFSLFSQDKDKTPTWDVNNPQGDFDYQTHHFSTNEGTWMNLDVSPDGQFIVFDMLGDIYKIKSTGGKATCLREGIAFEVQPRFSPDGKHISFTSDAGGGDNIWMMDADGSNAKAITKENFRLLNNAIWTPNGQYIIARKHFTSERSAGAGEMWMYHHSGGSGIQLTKRKNDQQDVNEPTISPDGKYLYYSEDMYPGGYFQYNKDPNSQIYVINRYNMATGKIDRISGGPGGAARPQISRDGKKLAFVKRVREKSVLYIHDLETGQEWPLYDKLNKDQQEAWAIFGVYPNFNWMPNNEDIVFWSSGKINKININSFEVTNIPFQVDANIKIAKAVEFDNPVAPDTFDAKVIRHAVTSPDGKTLVFSAVGHLWSQKLPNGTPKRLTSNTDFEFEPSFSSDGKNIIYVTWNDEDLGAIYRVSTTGGTPVKLTSEKGIYRNPSFSHNSKQIVYLKEAGNSDQGYAYDNNHGIYVMNADGSNTKFVTKEGDFPFFNNEDTKIIYQTGGKFFGALTKELKIANLNGNDDQVLVKSKHGNRLVPSPDGNWIAFIHLHKVYMAPMPHAGQTLDITDTTKFVPVTQLSKDAGLNLHWSSDSKKLHWTLGNTYYTANISEDTKLVEDGITINLKVKTDKPKGRIALTGARIITMEGDEVIENGTIIINENRIEALGSTSDVKIPSNAKVYDVTGKTIMPGIVDVHAHVGGFRDGLPTQKHWQFYANLAFGVTTAHDPSANSETIFTLSELQKSGDMVGPRLFSTGFILYGADGDFKAVINGLEDARSSIRRTKAFGALSVKSYNQPRRDQRQQVLQAAREEGIFVVPEGGSNFFHNMSMIMDGHTGIEHNIPVAPVYKDIVELWSNSNVGYTPTLIVNYGGLNGEYYWYQKTNVWENEKLLKYTPRGIIDARSRHRTMVPDGEYENGHILVSETCKKLSDAGVKVNLGAHGQLQGLGAHWELWMLQQGGMTNHEALKAATINGADYIGMAKNIGSLKEGKLADLIVMDKNPLEDIQNSESIIYTMVNGRLYDTETMNEIGNSPKERTKFYWENNKYNQAFPWHEETQSFTTPSCSCHTGVAH, encoded by the coding sequence ATGCTACGAACAAGCTCTTTAATACTACTACTGCTATCATGTCATTTTTCACTCTTCAGCCAGGATAAAGACAAAACCCCAACTTGGGATGTCAATAATCCTCAAGGTGATTTTGACTATCAAACCCATCATTTTTCTACAAATGAAGGAACTTGGATGAATCTAGATGTAAGCCCTGATGGTCAATTTATTGTTTTTGATATGTTGGGCGATATCTACAAAATAAAAAGTACTGGAGGAAAAGCCACTTGTTTGAGAGAAGGCATTGCCTTTGAGGTACAACCTCGTTTTAGTCCTGATGGAAAACATATTTCTTTCACCAGTGACGCCGGCGGTGGTGACAACATTTGGATGATGGATGCAGATGGTAGCAATGCCAAAGCCATCACCAAGGAGAATTTTAGACTTTTGAACAATGCCATTTGGACTCCAAACGGACAATACATTATTGCTAGGAAACATTTTACTTCAGAGCGTTCGGCTGGTGCGGGTGAAATGTGGATGTACCACCATTCTGGAGGGAGCGGTATTCAGCTTACCAAACGTAAAAACGACCAACAGGATGTCAACGAGCCTACCATATCTCCTGACGGCAAATACCTTTATTATAGTGAGGACATGTACCCTGGAGGCTATTTTCAATACAACAAAGACCCAAATAGCCAAATTTATGTGATCAACAGATACAACATGGCAACTGGGAAAATTGACAGAATTAGTGGTGGCCCTGGAGGAGCTGCTCGTCCTCAAATTTCCAGAGATGGAAAAAAACTAGCCTTTGTAAAGCGTGTACGAGAAAAATCGGTGCTGTATATCCACGATTTGGAAACTGGTCAAGAGTGGCCACTCTATGACAAGTTAAATAAAGATCAACAGGAAGCTTGGGCCATTTTTGGAGTATACCCAAACTTCAACTGGATGCCCAACAATGAAGACATTGTGTTTTGGTCTAGTGGTAAAATCAATAAAATCAACATTAATTCTTTTGAAGTCACCAACATTCCATTTCAAGTAGATGCTAATATTAAAATTGCCAAAGCTGTTGAATTTGACAATCCTGTGGCTCCCGACACCTTCGATGCCAAAGTTATCAGACATGCCGTGACATCCCCAGACGGCAAAACATTAGTGTTTAGTGCCGTTGGTCATTTGTGGTCCCAAAAGCTTCCAAATGGTACTCCCAAACGCCTTACCTCTAATACCGATTTTGAATTTGAACCAAGCTTCTCATCGGATGGAAAAAATATTATTTATGTAACTTGGAACGATGAAGACTTGGGTGCTATCTATAGAGTTTCAACTACTGGTGGTACTCCTGTGAAACTAACATCTGAAAAAGGCATCTACAGAAATCCTTCTTTTTCTCATAACAGCAAGCAAATTGTTTATTTGAAAGAAGCCGGTAACAGTGATCAAGGTTATGCTTATGACAATAACCATGGAATTTATGTAATGAATGCCGATGGTAGCAACACCAAATTTGTAACCAAAGAAGGTGATTTTCCTTTCTTTAATAATGAAGACACAAAAATCATTTACCAAACAGGAGGCAAATTCTTTGGAGCACTTACCAAAGAACTCAAAATTGCCAATCTTAATGGTAATGACGATCAAGTATTAGTAAAATCTAAACACGGCAACAGATTAGTTCCTAGCCCTGATGGTAATTGGATTGCTTTTATTCATTTGCATAAAGTATACATGGCTCCAATGCCACATGCCGGCCAAACTTTGGATATCACAGATACGACTAAATTTGTACCTGTAACACAGCTTTCGAAGGATGCAGGACTAAACCTTCACTGGTCTTCTGACAGCAAAAAATTACACTGGACTTTAGGGAACACCTATTACACGGCAAACATTTCAGAAGACACCAAATTGGTTGAAGATGGCATTACCATCAATTTAAAAGTGAAAACTGATAAACCTAAAGGACGTATTGCTTTAACAGGAGCAAGAATCATTACCATGGAAGGTGATGAAGTGATTGAAAATGGAACCATCATTATCAATGAAAACAGAATTGAAGCTTTAGGTAGCACTTCCGATGTTAAAATCCCATCCAATGCTAAGGTATATGATGTAACAGGAAAAACCATTATGCCCGGAATTGTAGATGTGCATGCCCATGTTGGAGGCTTTAGAGATGGTCTACCAACCCAAAAACACTGGCAATTCTATGCTAATCTTGCTTTTGGAGTCACTACTGCCCATGACCCATCAGCTAATTCAGAAACGATTTTCACCCTATCCGAATTACAAAAAAGTGGTGATATGGTTGGCCCTCGATTATTTTCTACAGGGTTCATTCTTTATGGTGCCGATGGCGACTTTAAAGCTGTTATCAACGGACTTGAAGATGCCCGTTCTTCCATCAGACGTACCAAAGCATTTGGAGCGCTTTCTGTAAAAAGTTACAACCAACCAAGACGTGACCAACGACAACAAGTATTACAAGCCGCTCGTGAAGAAGGTATTTTTGTAGTGCCTGAAGGAGGTTCCAATTTCTTCCACAATATGTCTATGATTATGGACGGTCATACAGGAATTGAGCACAACATTCCTGTGGCTCCTGTTTATAAGGATATTGTTGAATTATGGAGTAACAGTAATGTTGGCTACACACCTACTCTTATTGTGAATTATGGAGGATTAAATGGCGAATACTATTGGTACCAAAAAACCAATGTTTGGGAAAATGAAAAACTGTTGAAATATACTCCAAGAGGTATTATCGATGCTCGCTCAAGACACAGAACCATGGTTCCAGATGGCGAATATGAAAATGGACACATTTTGGTATCTGAAACCTGTAAAAAGTTGTCTGATGCTGGTGTAAAAGTGAATTTGGGTGCCCATGGTCAGTTGCAAGGTTTGGGAGCTCATTGGGAATTGTGGATGTTGCAACAAGGAGGCATGACTAACCACGAAGCCCTAAAAGCAGCTACTATCAATGGTGCGGATTATATTGGGATGGCCAAGAACATTGGTTCTTTAAAGGAAGGTAAACTGGCCGACCTTATTGTAATGGATAAAAACCCATTGGAAGACATTCAAAATTCTGAAAGCATCATTTACACTATGGTGAATGGAAGACTTTATGATACCGAAACCATGAACGAAATTGGTAACTCTCCTAAAGAACGCACAAAGTTCTATTGGGAAAACAACAAGTACAACCAAGCGTTCCCATGGCATGAAGAAACTCAAAGTTTTACAACACCATCCTGTAGTTGCCATACAGGAGTTGCCCACTAA
- a CDS encoding HAD family hydrolase, producing the protein MNLSQIKLVVTDMDGTLLNSKGEVSSNFYKLFNELKTNNVHFIAASGRQYFSILDKLGSIKDEITIIAENGGLTKQGDKQLHANYFPMEDINRLIPILRDIEDSYIVLCGERSAYIESNDESFINMFKEYYTEFKQVEDLTQVSDDNFLKIAVYSFGGSEQNIYPHVKHYEDHIQVKVSGSNWLDLSHMNTNKGYALQQVQDLLGVSREETMVFGDYNNDLEMMAQAAYSYAMSNAHPNVKEVARYQTKSNDEEGVEVILEQLIKDKQSIAKGR; encoded by the coding sequence ATGAATTTATCTCAAATCAAATTGGTGGTCACCGATATGGATGGCACACTGCTCAATTCCAAAGGGGAAGTGAGTAGTAATTTTTATAAATTATTCAACGAACTTAAAACCAATAATGTCCATTTTATAGCGGCTAGTGGCCGTCAATATTTCAGTATCCTTGACAAACTGGGTTCTATAAAAGACGAGATTACCATTATTGCTGAAAATGGCGGTCTTACCAAACAAGGCGACAAACAATTGCACGCCAATTATTTCCCAATGGAAGATATCAATCGTCTGATTCCTATTTTGAGGGACATTGAAGATTCCTATATAGTATTATGTGGAGAACGTTCGGCCTACATTGAAAGTAACGATGAGAGTTTCATCAATATGTTTAAGGAATATTACACCGAATTTAAACAGGTTGAGGACTTGACCCAAGTTAGCGATGACAATTTCTTAAAGATTGCCGTTTACAGTTTTGGCGGTTCTGAGCAAAATATCTATCCTCACGTAAAGCATTACGAAGACCATATACAAGTGAAAGTCTCAGGATCTAATTGGTTGGATCTTTCGCATATGAATACCAATAAAGGTTATGCTTTACAACAAGTTCAGGATTTATTGGGAGTTTCAAGGGAAGAAACCATGGTTTTTGGTGACTACAACAACGATTTGGAAATGATGGCACAAGCAGCCTATAGTTATGCCATGAGCAATGCCCACCCAAATGTGAAAGAAGTAGCACGCTACCAAACCAAAAGCAATGACGAAGAAGGTGTAGAAGTTATTTTGGAACAACTTATCAAAGACAAGCAATCAATTGCCAAAGGCCGTTAA
- a CDS encoding secondary thiamine-phosphate synthase enzyme YjbQ: protein MKSFQKEIRLSAKSRGFHLVTQEILSQFSEIQNINVGLFHVFIKHTSASLTINENADPTVRDDFESHINKMVPENQPYYRHTYEGPDDMPAHIKASLMGTSVQIPITQGQLNLGIWQGIYLCEHRNHASGRHLVLTAFGN, encoded by the coding sequence ATGAAAAGTTTTCAGAAAGAAATTCGGCTTTCGGCCAAGTCAAGAGGATTTCATTTGGTCACCCAAGAAATACTCAGTCAGTTTTCAGAAATTCAAAATATAAACGTGGGATTGTTTCATGTGTTTATCAAACACACTTCCGCGAGTTTGACCATTAATGAAAATGCCGATCCAACAGTACGTGACGATTTTGAAAGTCATATCAATAAAATGGTGCCCGAAAATCAACCATATTACCGCCACACTTATGAAGGCCCTGATGATATGCCAGCACACATCAAGGCCTCTTTAATGGGAACCTCTGTTCAAATTCCGATTACTCAAGGACAATTGAATTTAGGAATTTGGCAAGGTATTTATTTATGCGAACATCGCAATCATGCCTCTGGAAGGCATTTGGTATTAACGGCCTTTGGCAATTGA
- a CDS encoding asparagine synthetase B, protein MDAEGQQNHLKAYGITYWTLEKQLKVKWLLNYRGGSFLLPDAEEIQRECQIRGVSFEVLSNSKAEEILEFISSPSQNMEAVVLEKAPKIAVYTPYGKQPWDDAVTMVLTYAEIPYETVYDEEVLNDALLLYDWLHLHHEDFTGQFGKFYRSFKSAAWYIEEKKAAEELAAKLGYDKVSEAKLAVALKIRDYVVGGGFMFAMCSATDSFDIALSAEGVDICEPMFDGDGSDPAYQNKIDFSKTFAFKDFLLERNPNVYEFSSIDMTQKRRIPKTTDYFTLMDFSAKWDPVPTMLCQNHTALVKGFMGQTTAFTRDEIKSNVLIMGENKTNGEAKYIHGIKGKGFFTFYGGHDPEDYTHRVGDPKTELDLHPTSPGYRLILNNVLFPAAKKKKQKT, encoded by the coding sequence ATGGATGCCGAAGGGCAGCAAAACCATCTAAAGGCTTATGGCATTACCTATTGGACCTTAGAAAAGCAGCTTAAGGTGAAGTGGTTGTTGAACTACCGAGGAGGTTCCTTTTTGTTGCCTGATGCGGAGGAAATCCAACGAGAGTGCCAGATAAGAGGTGTAAGCTTTGAAGTCTTATCCAATTCCAAAGCCGAAGAAATTTTGGAATTCATCAGTAGTCCTTCTCAAAATATGGAGGCGGTTGTCTTGGAAAAGGCGCCTAAAATTGCCGTATACACTCCTTACGGTAAGCAACCTTGGGACGATGCCGTTACCATGGTGTTGACTTATGCTGAAATTCCCTACGAGACGGTTTATGATGAAGAAGTGTTGAATGATGCGCTGTTGTTGTACGATTGGTTGCATTTGCACCATGAAGATTTTACAGGGCAATTTGGTAAATTCTATAGATCATTCAAATCGGCGGCATGGTATATTGAAGAGAAAAAAGCAGCGGAAGAATTGGCTGCAAAATTGGGATATGATAAAGTATCTGAAGCCAAATTGGCTGTGGCGCTAAAGATTCGGGATTATGTAGTTGGAGGTGGTTTTATGTTTGCCATGTGCAGTGCTACCGATAGTTTTGATATTGCATTAAGTGCTGAAGGTGTGGATATTTGTGAGCCAATGTTTGATGGTGATGGCAGCGATCCAGCTTATCAGAATAAAATTGATTTCAGCAAAACATTTGCTTTTAAGGACTTTTTATTGGAGCGTAATCCTAATGTTTATGAATTCTCATCGATAGACATGACCCAAAAGCGTCGCATTCCAAAAACAACCGATTATTTTACCCTAATGGATTTTTCAGCTAAATGGGATCCTGTGCCAACCATGCTTTGCCAAAATCATACGGCTTTGGTGAAAGGATTTATGGGGCAAACTACAGCCTTTACACGTGATGAAATAAAGTCGAATGTGCTCATCATGGGAGAAAACAAAACCAATGGTGAGGCGAAGTATATTCACGGAATAAAAGGAAAAGGGTTCTTTACTTTTTATGGCGGGCATGATCCAGAAGATTACACACATAGGGTAGGAGACCCCAAAACGGAATTGGATTTACATCCTACGTCTCCTGGTTACCGATTAATATTGAACAACGTATTGTTCCCTGCCGCTAAGAAGAAAAAGCAGAAGACCTAA
- a CDS encoding AI-2E family transporter codes for MINQTRTTNMLLLIIVIPLVFYLLKTLSFIFIPLVFSMFIALLFLPLMRWLGKRNIPKMASIVIVVLLIVLGLWVGIELVKLSSQQIMATKSEFFDKAEIKLLNLKSYLTTTFGVEFKENENVLAQFLQKENLGTTFDFIRKLATSILMTAFFVVLWLAESINMHQLLNTTILKQRHTSVKTFIKIEKDLIKFIKVKFLVSLLTGIGTGLACVFFDVSFPIFWGLFAFAINFVQMVGSFIAVISLAIFAFVELDPSSTLFFFVLSITGVQVLFGAIMEPIFMGKSFSINIITVLVMLMLWGFIWGIPGLIMAIPITVFIKIILEQFPNTKRIADLLSGTT; via the coding sequence ATGATCAATCAAACCCGTACTACCAACATGTTATTGCTAATTATAGTAATTCCATTGGTGTTTTATTTATTGAAAACCCTGTCGTTTATCTTTATCCCCTTGGTGTTTTCAATGTTTATAGCTCTATTGTTTTTGCCATTGATGCGTTGGTTGGGAAAACGAAATATTCCTAAAATGGCAAGTATCGTCATTGTGGTTTTGTTAATCGTTTTAGGATTGTGGGTAGGGATTGAGTTGGTAAAATTGTCTAGCCAGCAGATTATGGCAACTAAAAGTGAATTTTTTGATAAGGCGGAAATAAAACTTCTCAATTTAAAAAGTTATCTCACTACAACTTTTGGTGTGGAATTCAAGGAAAACGAAAATGTGCTGGCGCAATTTCTGCAAAAGGAAAATTTGGGAACTACCTTTGATTTTATCAGAAAATTGGCAACATCCATACTGATGACAGCCTTTTTTGTGGTATTATGGTTGGCAGAGTCCATCAATATGCACCAACTGTTGAATACTACCATTTTAAAGCAGCGTCATACCTCGGTAAAGACCTTCATCAAAATTGAAAAAGACTTGATAAAGTTTATTAAAGTGAAGTTTTTGGTGAGCTTGCTTACAGGGATTGGCACCGGATTGGCCTGTGTGTTTTTTGATGTGAGCTTCCCTATTTTCTGGGGCTTGTTTGCATTTGCCATTAACTTTGTGCAAATGGTCGGTTCGTTTATTGCCGTAATTTCTTTGGCCATATTTGCCTTTGTGGAGTTGGATCCTAGTAGTACTTTGTTCTTTTTTGTGCTGTCCATAACAGGTGTTCAAGTGTTGTTTGGAGCCATTATGGAGCCAATTTTTATGGGAAAATCCTTCTCAATCAATATCATTACCGTATTGGTAATGTTGATGCTTTGGGGATTCATTTGGGGTATTCCTGGTTTAATTATGGCTATTCCAATAACTGTTTTTATAAAAATTATCTTAGAGCAATTTCCCAATACCAAACGTATTGCAGATTTGTTATCGGGAACAACCTAG
- the dnaB gene encoding replicative DNA helicase, which yields MKQPNPIQGYKVDKSTLISLEKGKIPPQAIDLEEVVLGAMMIDKKGVDEVIDILSPDAFYKEAHKHIFESIFKLFENSEPIDLLTVSTQLKKDGKLDLVGGDFYLISLTQRVSSSAHIEFHARIILQKFIQRSLIKISNEIIEEAYDETKDVFDLLDHAEAKLYEVTQGNVKKSTESAQSLVIQAKKKIEEISNREGLSGIPTGFTKLDKLTSGWQPSDLIIVAARPGMGKTALTLTMARNIAVDGNTPVAFFSLEMSSVQLITRLISSETGLSSEKLRTGKLEKHEWEQLNVKVKSLEKAPLYIDDTPSLSIFDLRAKARRLASQYGIKMIMIDYLQLMTAGGSQKGGGNREQEISMISRNLKALAKELHVPVIALSQLSRAVETRGGSKRPLLSDLRESGAIEQDADIVSFIYRPEYYKIEEWDDEERSPTEGQGEFIVAKHRNGGLENIRLKFIGHLGKFDNLDEFDTPFGNEFHSKMNEGGDDNFNPGNFTPSAHDAFGAPELPDDNDVPF from the coding sequence ATGAAACAACCAAACCCAATACAAGGATATAAAGTCGACAAAAGTACATTGATAAGCCTCGAGAAAGGCAAAATACCACCCCAAGCAATCGATTTGGAAGAGGTAGTACTAGGCGCCATGATGATTGATAAGAAAGGTGTCGACGAAGTAATCGATATCCTTAGCCCCGATGCTTTCTACAAGGAAGCTCACAAACATATTTTTGAGTCTATTTTCAAACTTTTTGAAAACAGTGAGCCAATTGACCTTTTAACGGTATCTACCCAACTGAAGAAAGATGGGAAGTTGGACCTAGTAGGTGGTGATTTCTATTTAATCTCACTTACCCAAAGAGTATCATCTTCGGCGCATATCGAATTCCATGCCCGTATCATTCTTCAAAAGTTTATTCAGCGTAGTTTGATAAAAATTTCAAATGAAATTATAGAAGAAGCCTACGATGAAACCAAGGATGTATTTGATCTATTGGATCATGCCGAAGCTAAGCTTTACGAGGTAACGCAGGGGAATGTCAAGAAATCTACTGAGTCGGCTCAAAGTTTGGTAATCCAGGCAAAGAAAAAAATTGAGGAAATTTCCAATAGAGAAGGATTAAGTGGTATTCCAACTGGGTTTACAAAGTTGGATAAACTAACCTCTGGGTGGCAGCCTTCAGATTTAATTATTGTTGCTGCGCGTCCAGGTATGGGAAAAACAGCTTTAACCTTAACCATGGCAAGGAATATTGCTGTAGATGGAAATACACCTGTAGCCTTCTTCTCGCTGGAGATGTCCTCCGTACAGCTGATCACACGTTTGATTTCTAGTGAAACGGGATTATCTTCGGAAAAATTGAGAACAGGTAAACTGGAAAAGCATGAATGGGAGCAGCTTAACGTGAAAGTAAAGTCGTTGGAAAAAGCTCCGTTGTACATTGATGATACACCGTCTCTTTCTATTTTCGATTTACGTGCAAAGGCAAGACGTTTGGCCTCTCAATACGGTATTAAAATGATTATGATTGATTACCTTCAGCTTATGACAGCCGGGGGAAGTCAAAAGGGAGGTGGAAACCGTGAGCAGGAAATTTCCATGATTTCCCGTAACCTTAAAGCGCTTGCAAAAGAATTACATGTACCAGTAATAGCACTGTCGCAGTTATCTCGTGCGGTTGAAACCCGTGGTGGTAGTAAGCGTCCATTGCTATCGGATCTTCGTGAATCTGGAGCGATTGAGCAGGATGCGGATATTGTATCATTTATTTATAGACCTGAATATTATAAAATTGAGGAATGGGATGATGAAGAGCGCTCTCCAACTGAAGGACAAGGGGAGTTTATTGTGGCAAAACACAGGAACGGTGGTTTGGAAAATATCCGTCTTAAGTTTATTGGACATTTAGGTAAATTTGACAACCTAGATGAATTTGATACACCATTTGGGAATGAATTCCACAGTAAAATGAATGAAGGAGGCGATGATAATTTCAATCCAGGAAACTTTACGCCATCGGCGCACGACGCCTTTGGAGCGCCGGAACTACCGGACGATAACGATGTGCCTTTTTAA
- a CDS encoding acetyl-CoA carboxylase carboxyltransferase subunit alpha — translation MEYLEFELPIKELQDQLQKCQLIGEESEVDVSETCKKIEKKLLETKKDIYKNLTPWQRVQLSRHPDRPYTLDYIKALCGDTFLELHGDRNVKDDKAMIGGLGKIGDQTYMFIGQQKGYNTKTRQYRNFGMSNPEGYRKALRLMKSAEKFGIPVVSFVDTPGAYPGLEAEERGQGEAIARNILEMTRLKVPIITIIIGEGASGGALGIGVGDRVLMLENTWYSVISPESCSSILWRSWEYKEQAAEALKLTAPDMKKQKLVDDIIKEPLGGAHTDRESTFLAVKNAIEKNYEVLKNLSPKDLVNERMDKYINMGVFKG, via the coding sequence ATGGAATATTTAGAATTTGAACTTCCCATTAAAGAACTTCAAGACCAATTGCAAAAATGTCAACTTATAGGCGAGGAGAGCGAAGTCGATGTTAGTGAGACCTGTAAGAAGATTGAAAAGAAATTATTAGAGACTAAAAAAGACATCTATAAAAACTTGACGCCATGGCAACGTGTACAGTTGTCACGTCACCCAGACAGACCTTATACCTTAGATTATATCAAAGCACTTTGTGGTGATACATTTTTGGAACTTCATGGCGATAGAAATGTAAAAGATGACAAAGCAATGATTGGTGGTTTGGGTAAAATTGGTGATCAAACCTATATGTTCATTGGGCAGCAAAAAGGATACAATACCAAAACTAGACAGTACCGTAATTTTGGGATGTCTAATCCAGAAGGGTATCGTAAAGCATTGCGTTTGATGAAATCTGCAGAAAAATTTGGTATTCCAGTAGTAAGCTTTGTGGACACGCCTGGAGCTTACCCTGGATTGGAAGCAGAGGAACGTGGACAAGGTGAAGCCATTGCCAGAAACATTTTGGAAATGACCAGATTGAAAGTGCCTATCATTACCATAATTATTGGTGAAGGTGCCTCTGGGGGAGCATTGGGTATTGGTGTAGGTGACCGTGTGTTAATGTTGGAAAATACTTGGTACTCGGTTATTTCGCCAGAATCGTGTTCTTCTATCTTATGGAGAAGCTGGGAATACAAAGAACAAGCGGCCGAAGCCTTAAAGCTTACCGCACCCGATATGAAAAAACAAAAACTTGTTGATGACATTATTAAGGAACCTCTTGGAGGGGCTCATACCGATCGCGAGTCAACCTTTTTAGCCGTTAAAAATGCCATCGAAAAGAATTATGAAGTACTTAAAAACTTATCACCAAAAGACTTGGTAAACGAGCGTATGGATAAGTACATTAACATGGGGGTGTTTAAAGGTTAA
- a CDS encoding DMT family transporter: protein MPNAKLKHYLQLHFLVFIAGFTAILGELISVGAKDLVWYRMVIASILVFGYIKYKKLAIRLNAKAIFKFVLAGVLIALHWITFFEAINQSNVSITLAMFSTGAFFASFVEPLIHKRRIVWYEIIFGLIVIFGVFLISRGELHYINGMILGVVSALLSTLFSVLNGAFIKQYNATVISFYEFVSGVLFLSVFMVFENGVNAKFFQISWMDLLYLFILGSICTAYAFIEAVKVMKYISPYTVILSYNLEPVYGIVLAVLLFPETEIMGIHFYYGVVLVLGTLVLEAILKQRKSIKENAN, encoded by the coding sequence ATGCCAAACGCTAAGCTAAAACACTATCTGCAGTTACACTTTTTGGTTTTTATTGCAGGATTTACCGCTATTCTTGGAGAGTTGATTTCTGTGGGGGCAAAGGATTTGGTTTGGTACCGTATGGTCATTGCCAGTATCTTGGTGTTTGGATATATCAAGTATAAAAAACTGGCAATTCGCTTAAATGCAAAAGCCATATTTAAGTTTGTATTGGCAGGCGTTCTTATTGCCTTACATTGGATCACGTTTTTTGAGGCCATCAACCAATCCAATGTGTCCATCACGTTGGCTATGTTTTCCACAGGTGCCTTTTTTGCCTCTTTTGTAGAGCCTCTTATTCATAAACGACGTATTGTTTGGTACGAAATCATCTTTGGATTAATTGTAATCTTTGGGGTGTTTTTAATCTCGAGAGGAGAACTGCATTATATTAATGGTATGATATTGGGCGTTGTGTCGGCTTTGCTATCAACGCTTTTCTCTGTGCTTAATGGTGCTTTTATTAAGCAGTATAATGCAACCGTAATTTCCTTTTATGAATTTGTTAGTGGTGTTTTGTTTTTAAGTGTGTTTATGGTGTTTGAGAATGGAGTTAATGCAAAATTCTTTCAGATTTCATGGATGGATTTATTATACCTATTTATTTTAGGGTCTATTTGTACTGCTTATGCCTTTATAGAAGCCGTAAAAGTTATGAAGTATATCAGTCCTTATACTGTAATTCTTTCCTATAATCTAGAACCCGTATATGGTATTGTCTTGGCGGTATTGCTATTTCCTGAGACAGAGATTATGGGAATCCATTTTTATTATGGCGTTGTTTTGGTTTTAGGAACTTTGGTTTTGGAAGCCATTTTAAAGCAGCGGAAATCAATAAAAGAAAACGCTAATTAA